One genomic window of Desmospora activa DSM 45169 includes the following:
- a CDS encoding GerAB/ArcD/ProY family transporter: MIDQGKIGSRQLAVLVFLFTAGSSVLLSPPAVAAVAKQDAWIATLVAIAIGVLVVLLYERLGAQYPGMTPAELNERIFGKWLGKGISLLFFTFSFLLAALVLRDIGDFMVTQLLPETPISVIHLLFLLVVVMGIQMGLEPLARAAEIFFPIVLTLFIILLVLIIPELQWDRMLPILADGWRPIFQGAYVQLSIPYMELVVFLMVLPYVKRPERAKRAFIIGAFWGGVLLLVLTEATVLTLGNELSSLQPYPTFTMAKTINVGDFVQRIEAILGILWFLTIFVKMAVCFYASVLGMAQTFRLQTYRPLVYPLALILFVLALVVSPNAVHFKAFTIQTWPLYALTFGLVLPLLQFGVAVLRKKMTS; the protein is encoded by the coding sequence TTGATTGATCAGGGTAAGATCGGATCGCGCCAATTGGCAGTGCTGGTGTTTCTGTTTACTGCCGGAAGCTCTGTGCTGCTATCACCGCCAGCGGTGGCGGCAGTGGCGAAACAAGATGCCTGGATCGCCACGTTAGTAGCGATCGCAATAGGGGTGTTGGTGGTTCTCCTGTATGAGCGATTGGGTGCGCAGTATCCCGGTATGACCCCGGCTGAATTGAATGAACGAATCTTTGGCAAATGGTTGGGAAAGGGTATCTCATTGCTCTTTTTCACCTTTTCTTTTTTGTTGGCTGCGCTCGTGTTGCGCGATATCGGAGATTTTATGGTAACCCAGTTGCTGCCGGAAACCCCGATCAGCGTGATTCATCTCCTTTTTTTGCTGGTGGTGGTTATGGGCATCCAGATGGGATTGGAGCCGCTCGCCCGTGCGGCGGAGATTTTTTTCCCCATCGTGCTCACACTGTTTATCATTCTGCTAGTCCTGATTATCCCAGAGCTGCAATGGGATCGGATGCTTCCCATCTTGGCGGACGGATGGAGGCCGATCTTTCAGGGAGCATATGTGCAGTTGTCGATTCCCTATATGGAATTGGTGGTCTTTTTGATGGTGCTTCCCTATGTGAAAAGGCCGGAAAGAGCCAAACGGGCCTTTATAATCGGGGCGTTTTGGGGTGGGGTGCTGTTGTTGGTATTGACGGAAGCGACTGTTTTGACTCTAGGGAACGAACTATCATCCCTCCAACCCTATCCCACTTTTACGATGGCCAAAACGATTAATGTAGGCGATTTTGTACAGCGGATTGAGGCTATTCTCGGGATTTTATGGTTTTTGACGATCTTTGTGAAAATGGCGGTCTGTTTTTATGCCTCTGTGCTCGGAATGGCTCAAACCTTTCGCCTACAAACCTATCGTCCATTGGTGTATCCATTGGCGCTGATCTTATTTGTGTTGGCTTTGGTGGTAAGTCCCAACGCGGTTCATTTTAAAGCGTTTACGATTCAAACATGGCCGTTATACGCGCTGACGTTTGGGTTGGTTCTTCCCCTTTTGCAGTTTGGGGTAGCAGTCCTACGAAAAAAGATGACTTCATGA
- a CDS encoding glutamate-5-semialdehyde dehydrogenase: MEQSDVRKKAGLARSSVRQLARLEEKEKNAALEAIADAMIRHTGEILRENEKDLAAGETVGISAALTDRLTLTEKRLAEMAEGLHQLCQLPDPIGEVLEMRELENGLQIEKVRVPLGVIGMIYEARPNVTVDAAGLALKTGNAIVLRGSSSAFHSNRALTGVIQQALTNTALPPTAVQLVEEREREAVQELMTANGLIDVIIPRGGAGLIQRVVQESTVPVLETGVGNCHLYVDQAADVDMAREIVINAKTDRPAVCNAAETVLVHRKWAESHLAELCEALSKCGVEIRGCDVARALVPQAKAATADDWDTEYLDLVLAVKVVNSLAEALDHIENHGTRHSEAIITQDEEAARTFFIGVDAAAVYHNASTRFTDGGQFGFGAEIGISTQKLHARGPMGLKEMTSYQYRIHGSGQIRG; encoded by the coding sequence ATGGAACAATCCGATGTGAGAAAAAAGGCGGGATTGGCCCGTTCCAGTGTGCGTCAGCTGGCAAGGCTGGAGGAAAAAGAGAAAAACGCAGCCCTCGAGGCGATCGCAGATGCTATGATAAGACATACAGGGGAAATCTTACGGGAGAATGAAAAGGATTTAGCCGCTGGTGAAACGGTGGGTATATCTGCTGCGTTGACGGATCGACTTACCTTGACGGAGAAGCGGTTGGCGGAGATGGCGGAAGGGCTGCACCAGCTCTGTCAACTGCCGGACCCAATTGGAGAGGTGCTGGAGATGCGAGAGTTGGAAAACGGCCTCCAGATTGAAAAGGTACGGGTTCCCTTAGGCGTAATTGGGATGATTTATGAAGCTCGCCCCAATGTGACCGTAGATGCCGCCGGTCTCGCCTTAAAAACGGGCAATGCGATCGTGTTGCGCGGCAGCTCTTCCGCTTTTCACTCCAACCGAGCATTAACTGGGGTCATCCAACAAGCCTTGACTAATACGGCACTCCCTCCCACTGCGGTGCAGTTGGTGGAGGAGCGGGAGCGAGAGGCGGTACAGGAACTGATGACTGCCAACGGTCTAATCGATGTCATCATCCCCCGGGGAGGCGCGGGTCTGATTCAGCGCGTTGTACAGGAATCGACGGTGCCGGTGTTGGAGACCGGGGTAGGAAACTGCCATCTCTATGTGGATCAGGCGGCGGATGTGGATATGGCGCGAGAGATTGTGATTAATGCCAAAACGGATCGTCCCGCCGTCTGCAATGCGGCGGAAACGGTGCTAGTGCACCGAAAATGGGCAGAGAGCCATCTTGCGGAATTGTGTGAGGCATTAAGCAAATGTGGAGTAGAAATCCGCGGTTGCGATGTGGCTCGAGCATTGGTACCACAGGCGAAGGCGGCAACGGCGGATGATTGGGATACGGAATACCTTGATTTAGTACTGGCGGTAAAAGTGGTCAACTCCCTCGCCGAGGCCTTGGATCATATCGAAAACCACGGCACTCGCCATTCCGAGGCGATCATCACCCAAGACGAGGAGGCGGCCCGTACCTTTTTCATCGGAGTGGACGCCGCTGCCGTCTATCACAACGCTTCCACCCGTTTTACCGACGGTGGCCAGTTCGGTTTCGGCGCTGAGATCGGCATCAGCACACAAAAGCTGCATGCCCGTGGGCCAATGGGTTTAAAGGAAATGACTTCGTATCAATATCGCATCCACGGAAGCGGGCAGATACGGGGATGA
- a CDS encoding Ger(x)C family spore germination protein: MKWKRIGIVCLIVVIGFSTLTGCWNRREMNQLSIAGMLGVDKIGDEYIVSAQVINPGKVFLPEGGGTNQSPVITYIENGETLFEAFRKLTQKFPRKLYLPYVQVVIIGEDLAKEGITRPLDVLVRDHNVRPDLYLAVAKGTTALSLVKILTPLEEIPAIKLTRSMEISSQQWAETSKVKLYQLASDLVHPGIQTHLPGIEVIGNPDEGENTDTLNKSTLSTFLRIDGIAVFWDGKLKGWLNQRESEGFNFAKGEVNSTLVDVPCGEQGGKVGMEVVRTKSTIEGDMVRRRPRGRIAVEVEANVAEVECPIDLNDPSVIDDLVRQTEQAIAKKVNQSLERLQHQYHSDIFGFGVALQRSHPQQWRRWEKQWDRVFSQMPIKVDIDVEIRQLGSLGNTLERELKE, from the coding sequence ATGAAATGGAAACGGATTGGAATCGTTTGTTTGATTGTTGTGATCGGGTTTAGTACCCTTACCGGCTGCTGGAATCGCCGTGAGATGAACCAGCTTTCAATTGCCGGCATGTTAGGGGTAGATAAAATTGGGGACGAATACATTGTCTCCGCGCAAGTGATCAACCCGGGAAAAGTATTTTTACCTGAAGGTGGCGGGACAAATCAGAGTCCGGTTATTACTTATATAGAGAATGGAGAGACTCTTTTTGAAGCCTTTCGCAAGCTGACGCAAAAGTTTCCACGCAAACTGTATCTGCCTTATGTGCAGGTGGTTATCATTGGGGAAGATTTGGCGAAAGAAGGAATCACGCGACCGTTGGATGTATTGGTGCGCGATCACAATGTCCGACCGGATCTGTATTTGGCGGTGGCTAAGGGAACGACGGCTTTATCGTTAGTCAAGATATTGACGCCCCTGGAAGAGATTCCGGCGATTAAATTGACGCGATCAATGGAGATATCGTCGCAGCAGTGGGCGGAAACAAGTAAAGTGAAACTATATCAATTGGCTTCCGATCTGGTTCACCCCGGGATTCAAACGCACTTGCCAGGGATTGAAGTGATTGGAAATCCCGATGAAGGAGAAAATACCGATACTTTGAATAAAAGCACCTTGTCCACATTTCTGAGGATTGACGGTATCGCCGTATTTTGGGACGGAAAATTAAAAGGCTGGTTGAACCAAAGGGAAAGCGAGGGATTTAACTTTGCCAAGGGAGAGGTTAACAGTACATTGGTAGATGTTCCTTGTGGAGAACAGGGCGGAAAAGTAGGAATGGAGGTTGTTCGTACTAAGTCCACGATTGAAGGGGACATGGTGAGAAGGCGTCCCAGGGGACGTATCGCTGTTGAGGTAGAGGCAAATGTGGCGGAAGTGGAATGTCCAATTGACTTAAACGATCCAAGCGTGATCGACGATCTGGTAAGACAGACGGAACAAGCTATTGCGAAAAAAGTAAACCAATCCTTGGAACGGTTGCAACACCAATATCATTCGGACATTTTCGGGTTTGGGGTTGCACTGCAACGATCCCATCCTCAACAGTGGAGGCGCTGGGAGAAACAATGGGATCGAGTCTTCAGTCAAATGCCGATCAAGGTGGATATCGATGTGGAGATTCGCCAGTTGGGTTCATTGGGCAATACATTGGAGCGCGAATTGAAGGAGTAG
- a CDS encoding ABC transporter ATP-binding protein: protein MSEALLEVQQLSKHFPIRGGLLKRKVGDVKAVDQVSFSVGKGETFAIVGESGCGKSTTGRTLLRLLEPTAGKVLFEGKDIAGLSRRELRVARRDMQMVFQDPFASLNPTMTVGQLLEEPMAIHGLYDKSERKKRVQELMDTVGLNAGFVQRYPHEFSGGQRQRIGIARSLSLKPKLIIADEPVSALDVSIQSQVLNLMEDLQEEFSLTYIFISHDLSVVKHIADRIGVMYLGRMAEIAPKKALYDKPAHPYTQALLSAVPIPNPRLKRERIVLTGDVPSPANPPMGCAFHPRCPKAFDRCKVERPELIHLQDGHYVACHLFDEEGSQQAAG from the coding sequence ATGAGTGAAGCATTGTTAGAAGTGCAGCAGTTGTCGAAACATTTCCCCATCCGTGGCGGATTGCTAAAGCGCAAGGTGGGAGATGTGAAGGCGGTGGATCAAGTTAGTTTTAGCGTCGGAAAAGGGGAAACCTTTGCTATTGTCGGTGAATCCGGCTGTGGCAAATCAACCACCGGTCGTACACTACTCCGCCTGCTGGAACCGACTGCCGGAAAAGTCTTATTTGAAGGAAAAGATATCGCGGGTTTGTCCCGCCGGGAACTGCGGGTCGCTCGTCGGGATATGCAGATGGTGTTTCAGGATCCTTTTGCTTCCCTAAACCCGACGATGACTGTGGGACAACTGTTGGAAGAGCCGATGGCGATCCATGGCTTATACGACAAAAGTGAGCGCAAAAAAAGAGTACAGGAGTTAATGGATACCGTCGGTCTTAATGCCGGGTTTGTCCAACGCTACCCCCATGAATTTTCCGGGGGACAACGGCAACGGATCGGCATTGCCCGCTCCCTGTCGTTGAAGCCGAAGCTGATTATTGCCGATGAACCGGTGTCTGCGTTGGATGTGTCAATCCAGTCCCAGGTACTTAATCTGATGGAAGACTTGCAAGAGGAATTTTCCTTAACTTATATCTTTATCTCCCATGATTTAAGCGTCGTCAAACATATCGCTGACCGTATCGGCGTCATGTATCTGGGCCGGATGGCGGAAATCGCCCCAAAAAAGGCACTTTACGATAAACCGGCTCATCCCTATACCCAAGCGTTGTTGTCAGCGGTGCCGATTCCCAATCCCAGACTGAAGCGGGAGCGAATCGTTCTCACCGGGGATGTTCCCAGCCCAGCCAATCCGCCGATGGGTTGCGCCTTTCATCCGCGCTGTCCCAAAGCCTTTGATCGTTGCAAGGTGGAACGACCGGAGCTGATCCATCTACAAGATGGCCATTATGTCGCCTGTCACCTCTTTGATGAGGAAGGATCACAACAAGCGGCAGGGTAA
- the opp4C gene encoding oligopeptide ABC transporter permease has protein sequence MSQPAVQSDIIEPQLNQTPEKKKGKSPLQLAFRRFIRNKMAIAGIIILTIITLTSVFAPLIANHDPYATDLYNTRAEPSADHWLGTDDSGRDLFSRLLYGGRISLLIGFATMVGTVCIGAVVGALAGYYGRWIDAVVMRISDVVLALPSLLLILFVVAILPQSGAGILILVLCLTVWPTTARLVRAEFLSLREQEYVLSARSIGAKDSRIIFRHMLPNTVAPIIVNATLLMGSMITIEAALSFLGFGVPEPTPTWGNMLNAARNFRILQNEPWVWMPPGFLIVLTVLSINFIGDGLRDAFDTKSSRR, from the coding sequence ATGTCACAACCTGCTGTGCAATCAGATATAATTGAACCGCAATTAAACCAGACTCCAGAAAAGAAAAAGGGTAAATCTCCACTGCAATTGGCCTTCCGCCGCTTTATCCGTAATAAAATGGCGATTGCGGGAATCATCATTCTCACCATTATTACCCTGACAAGTGTATTTGCACCGTTGATCGCCAACCATGATCCCTATGCCACCGACTTGTACAATACAAGAGCGGAGCCTAGCGCTGATCATTGGCTGGGAACAGATGACAGTGGTCGTGATCTGTTTTCACGATTGCTGTATGGCGGGCGGATCTCTTTATTAATCGGCTTTGCCACCATGGTGGGAACGGTTTGCATTGGAGCAGTGGTCGGTGCCTTGGCTGGATATTACGGACGTTGGATCGATGCGGTAGTAATGCGCATTTCGGATGTGGTGCTGGCTTTGCCCAGTTTGTTGTTGATTTTATTTGTGGTGGCCATCTTGCCGCAATCGGGTGCAGGGATATTAATACTGGTCCTGTGCTTGACCGTATGGCCGACGACAGCACGCTTGGTGCGTGCAGAATTTCTCTCCTTACGAGAACAAGAATATGTGTTGAGCGCACGCTCCATTGGAGCGAAAGATTCCCGTATCATCTTTCGCCATATGCTGCCCAATACCGTTGCCCCGATTATTGTAAATGCGACCCTGTTGATGGGATCGATGATTACAATTGAGGCAGCCCTCAGCTTCCTTGGTTTCGGTGTGCCGGAACCGACTCCCACCTGGGGCAATATGCTGAATGCCGCCCGTAACTTCCGTATCCTGCAAAATGAACCTTGGGTATGGATGCCGCCAGGCTTTCTGATCGTGTTGACGGTGTTGTCCATCAACTTCATTGGGGATGGACTGCGTGACGCCTTTGACACTAAATCATCCCGACGTTGA
- a CDS encoding spore germination protein, with amino-acid sequence MSLRNRLRKRTDSKQKDSLLPDLQINVQKVKEMLGDSSDLNLREIKVGRDGLTLGVMYIEGLVDTKVVNNNLLEPLQSLSTSSADIEGLVKGDPDRLIDASIYVVGVDKVRDFPSLSQALLSGDTVILIDGEEQGYAVDTRGGGERGVTEPSSQSVVRGPREGFSENLRTNTALIRRRVRDTHLRLETRSIGRVTKTEIGIMYIQGIVNDKIVEEVRRRLDRIDIDSILESGYIEELIQDETFTPFPTVYNTERPDIVAGSLLEGRVAILVNGTPFVLLVPSLFVEFFQSVEDYYQRADIATLLRLLRFLAMSINLLLPSLYIAITTFHQELLPTTLLYTLAAQREGVPFPAFVEALLMESLFEILREAGIRMPRAIGQAVSIVGTVVIGLTGVQAGLASAAMTIVVSVTAISSFIAPAYNIAISVRILRYLFMAAAASFGLYGITIGLIALVLHLCSLRSFGVPYMSPFAPFDWSDQKDSFFRVPLWNMITRPRLLAPKNRRRENTPPPSPQAEGGE; translated from the coding sequence ATGTCATTACGTAATCGTTTACGAAAGCGCACGGACAGTAAGCAAAAAGACTCTTTGCTCCCCGATCTGCAAATAAACGTGCAGAAGGTGAAGGAGATGCTGGGCGACAGCTCGGATCTAAATCTACGGGAGATCAAGGTGGGGCGAGACGGATTGACCTTGGGTGTGATGTACATCGAAGGGTTGGTTGATACCAAGGTCGTAAACAACAATCTATTGGAACCGTTACAATCCTTAAGCACCTCCTCTGCTGATATAGAGGGGTTGGTAAAAGGAGATCCTGATCGATTGATCGATGCTTCCATTTATGTTGTGGGAGTCGATAAGGTGCGCGATTTTCCTAGTCTGTCGCAGGCACTGTTGTCAGGCGATACAGTGATACTGATCGACGGGGAAGAACAGGGCTATGCCGTTGATACCCGCGGGGGAGGAGAGCGGGGAGTGACGGAGCCCTCTTCACAATCAGTGGTGCGGGGGCCACGGGAGGGGTTTTCAGAAAACCTGCGTACCAACACCGCTCTGATTCGGAGGCGGGTCCGCGATACCCATCTGCGCCTGGAAACGCGATCCATCGGGAGAGTGACCAAAACCGAGATCGGCATCATGTACATTCAAGGCATTGTGAACGACAAAATAGTGGAAGAAGTGCGAAGGCGGCTGGACCGTATCGATATTGACAGCATTTTGGAGAGTGGATACATCGAAGAATTGATCCAGGATGAAACGTTTACCCCCTTTCCCACGGTGTACAATACCGAGCGTCCCGATATTGTGGCGGGTAGTTTATTGGAAGGACGGGTGGCGATTCTGGTGAATGGAACGCCGTTTGTGCTCTTGGTTCCGTCTCTGTTTGTGGAGTTTTTTCAGTCGGTGGAAGATTATTATCAACGGGCGGATATTGCTACATTGCTCCGGCTGTTACGTTTTTTGGCAATGTCCATCAATTTACTGTTGCCCTCTCTCTATATCGCGATTACCACGTTTCATCAAGAACTGTTGCCAACGACGTTGCTGTATACCTTAGCGGCACAACGGGAAGGGGTTCCGTTTCCGGCATTTGTAGAAGCGCTTTTGATGGAGTCGTTGTTTGAAATTTTGCGGGAGGCGGGTATTCGCATGCCGCGAGCCATTGGTCAGGCAGTTTCAATCGTCGGCACGGTGGTGATCGGATTGACCGGTGTACAGGCGGGGTTGGCATCTGCTGCGATGACGATTGTCGTGTCGGTTACTGCCATCTCTAGCTTTATCGCGCCTGCGTACAATATCGCAATCTCGGTACGGATATTGCGATATTTGTTTATGGCTGCGGCCGCGTCCTTCGGTCTATACGGGATTACAATAGGCCTGATTGCCCTCGTTCTTCATCTGTGTAGCTTACGCTCCTTTGGTGTTCCATATATGAGCCCGTTCGCTCCTTTCGATTGGTCGGACCAAAAAGACAGCTTTTTCCGGGTGCCTCTCTGGAACATGATTACGCGACCGCGCTTGCTTGCTCCCAAGAACCGCAGACGGGAGAACACACCGCCCCCTTCCCCCCAAGCAGAAGGAGGTGAATAA
- a CDS encoding peptide-binding protein yields the protein MKKKSLLLALSLVMVLSVFLAACGGGDKSADGGDVGDPVKGGSVTLSMFSAPTGVFNPVYYEDQYDFNVISKAFDALWAYNDDLELEKPLLAKEWELSEDGKELTITLQDDIKWHDGEPITTDDLIFAWETIAAKDYSGSRFYTVEQIEGAEEKHEGKAKSISGVEKVDEQTVKVTFKERAANALANLWSYPIPEHIFKGMSDEQIKNAAATKKEPVGSGPFKITEIKPNEYVVLDRFDDYYRGEPYLDKVIWKVVEQEVAVGALENGEIDALGQIAPTEFDALKKNEDLVVEEDQDFGYQYMAFNLDKKSVQDKALRQAITYGINRQALVDGLLKGHGSVLNQHIPQRSWAYNKDLDDAYSYDPDEAKKILKDAGYEDKDGDGFVENPDGKKLQLTLSYPTGNPIREKSAPIIVEDLKKIGVNMKLNRPTEASVHFDNIEKGKYEVALAGWSLTPDPDPSGIWLSTDKWNYARWKNKESDELIKKGVYSKDALDQDKRAQIYQEWTEVVSEDAPFVFLYAQNWIEAWNQRVQGVKFGYSGALESEDAHEWWIPENQQ from the coding sequence ATGAAGAAGAAATCGCTTTTGCTTGCACTATCTTTGGTTATGGTGCTATCGGTTTTCTTGGCCGCCTGCGGCGGTGGGGATAAATCCGCCGATGGCGGGGATGTTGGTGATCCGGTAAAGGGCGGTTCGGTGACACTGTCGATGTTTAGTGCGCCGACCGGTGTATTTAACCCGGTTTATTATGAAGATCAATATGATTTCAATGTGATCAGCAAGGCTTTTGACGCCTTGTGGGCATACAATGACGACTTGGAACTGGAAAAACCGTTGCTGGCGAAAGAGTGGGAACTCTCCGAAGACGGCAAAGAATTGACGATCACCTTGCAGGATGATATCAAATGGCATGATGGTGAACCCATCACCACCGACGATCTGATCTTTGCTTGGGAGACGATTGCGGCGAAAGACTACTCCGGTTCTCGTTTCTATACGGTGGAGCAGATCGAGGGTGCCGAGGAGAAGCACGAGGGCAAGGCGAAAAGCATCTCCGGCGTGGAAAAAGTGGATGAACAGACGGTAAAAGTCACCTTTAAAGAACGGGCTGCCAACGCCTTGGCCAACCTGTGGTCCTACCCGATACCAGAACATATCTTTAAAGGCATGAGTGATGAACAGATAAAAAACGCTGCTGCTACCAAGAAAGAGCCGGTTGGTTCAGGGCCGTTTAAAATCACCGAAATCAAGCCCAACGAGTATGTCGTATTAGATCGATTTGATGATTACTATCGGGGTGAACCTTACCTGGACAAAGTGATTTGGAAGGTAGTAGAGCAGGAAGTGGCTGTCGGCGCCTTGGAAAATGGAGAGATTGACGCTTTGGGCCAAATCGCACCGACTGAATTTGACGCCCTGAAGAAAAACGAAGACCTGGTAGTGGAAGAGGACCAGGATTTCGGTTATCAATATATGGCCTTTAATCTGGATAAGAAAAGCGTACAAGATAAAGCGCTCCGTCAAGCGATCACATACGGTATTAACCGTCAAGCGCTTGTAGATGGATTGCTTAAGGGTCACGGCTCAGTGCTGAACCAACATATACCGCAACGGAGCTGGGCTTATAACAAAGACTTAGACGATGCTTACTCTTACGATCCGGATGAGGCGAAAAAGATTTTGAAAGATGCCGGTTATGAGGATAAAGACGGAGACGGGTTTGTGGAAAATCCCGACGGGAAGAAACTGCAACTCACTTTGTCCTACCCCACTGGAAACCCAATCAGGGAGAAGTCTGCCCCGATCATTGTGGAAGATCTGAAGAAGATCGGTGTCAACATGAAGCTGAATCGACCCACTGAGGCAAGTGTTCATTTTGACAATATCGAAAAAGGGAAATATGAAGTAGCCCTAGCTGGTTGGAGCCTGACTCCCGATCCGGATCCCTCCGGCATCTGGCTGAGTACCGATAAATGGAACTACGCCCGTTGGAAAAACAAAGAAAGTGACGAGTTGATCAAAAAGGGCGTCTATTCCAAAGATGCTTTGGATCAAGACAAACGGGCACAGATCTATCAAGAATGGACTGAAGTAGTAAGCGAAGACGCTCCCTTTGTTTTCTTGTATGCTCAGAACTGGATCGAAGCCTGGAACCAACGGGTACAAGGCGTCAAATTTGGCTATAGTGGCGCTCTTGAAAGTGAAGATGCTCATGAATGGTGGATTCCAGAAAACCAGCAGTAA
- a CDS encoding ABC transporter permease, translating into MYQYILRRTLIFIPMLIVISMLLFALVQIAPGDAFTGQLDPNQDAEYYEELRARFGLDKHPVEQYIAWAGNFIQGEMGISFRHRLPVNEMITDRIGNTLFLAVFSLLLTYAIAVPLGIFSAQYPYSKSDYTLTGLAFIGISMPSFFAGLLLIYFFSFSLGWFPYSGTVTAGAGYQGLEAFFDRVYHTILPAVTLAIISIASYTRYIRSSVLQAKIQDYVRTAYAKGVPAKIVLRKHVLRNALLPLVTLFGLDVGFIVSGAVITETIFTYPGLGQLLVDSIINRDYPIMMGVTMILATFVLLGNLLADILYAIVDPRIRYD; encoded by the coding sequence ATGTATCAGTACATTTTGCGACGTACACTCATCTTTATCCCCATGCTGATCGTGATCTCGATGCTGTTGTTTGCGTTGGTTCAGATTGCTCCCGGTGATGCTTTTACTGGACAGTTAGATCCCAATCAGGATGCGGAGTATTATGAGGAGCTCCGTGCACGCTTCGGTTTGGACAAACATCCAGTGGAACAATATATTGCTTGGGCCGGCAACTTTATTCAGGGTGAGATGGGTATCTCTTTTCGTCACCGACTGCCAGTAAATGAAATGATCACCGATCGAATCGGCAATACCCTCTTCCTGGCGGTCTTCTCCTTACTCCTCACTTATGCCATAGCCGTTCCCTTAGGCATTTTCTCAGCCCAATACCCATACAGCAAGTCGGATTACACTTTGACAGGTTTGGCTTTTATTGGGATATCAATGCCTAGTTTTTTTGCAGGATTATTACTCATTTATTTCTTCTCTTTTAGTCTGGGCTGGTTTCCATATAGTGGAACAGTGACAGCGGGAGCGGGTTACCAGGGGTTGGAGGCGTTCTTTGATCGTGTTTATCACACGATTTTGCCTGCGGTGACACTGGCGATCATCAGTATAGCCTCGTATACCCGTTATATCCGCTCCAGTGTCTTACAGGCTAAAATCCAAGATTATGTCCGAACAGCCTATGCCAAAGGAGTACCCGCCAAAATCGTCTTGCGCAAACATGTGTTGCGGAATGCGTTGTTGCCGTTGGTAACTTTGTTTGGTTTAGACGTGGGCTTTATTGTGAGTGGAGCGGTTATCACGGAAACGATTTTCACTTATCCGGGATTGGGGCAGTTACTGGTTGATTCGATCATTAACCGTGATTATCCCATCATGATGGGTGTGACGATGATTTTGGCCACGTTTGTTCTGCTTGGAAATCTGCTCGCCGATATCCTTTACGCGATCGTGGATCCGCGAATCCGTTACGATTGA
- a CDS encoding ABC transporter ATP-binding protein yields the protein MHKLTGSADLLEIRNLKTYFFTDDGQVPAVNGIDLKIKKGETLALVGESGCGKSMTSLSIMGLVPGTGRIVEGEILLEEEDLTKKNDQELSKIRGNDVSMIFQEPMTSLNPVLTIGDQIMEGLILHQKLNKSEARTQAVQMLKLVGFPRAEDIVDEYPHQLSGGMRQRAMIAIAIACNPKLLIADEPTTALDVTIQAQILDLMRDVKEKLQTSILLITHDLGVVAEMAERVVVMYAGKVVEEAEVTDLFDNPAHPYTTGLIQSVPSLDEEKERLFSIKGNVPAPDELPQGCKFAPRCPKAWEKCYQEEPALYEAGSQRRVRCFLYEEGEGGMKDE from the coding sequence GTGCACAAGTTGACAGGATCCGCAGATCTACTGGAAATTCGCAATCTTAAAACGTACTTTTTTACCGATGATGGGCAAGTGCCCGCTGTCAATGGAATCGACCTGAAGATTAAAAAAGGAGAAACCCTCGCACTAGTGGGGGAATCCGGTTGTGGCAAGAGTATGACGTCGCTCTCAATCATGGGGCTTGTCCCTGGAACAGGACGGATCGTGGAGGGTGAGATCCTGCTGGAAGAGGAGGATCTGACCAAAAAGAACGATCAGGAGTTATCGAAGATTCGGGGAAACGATGTCTCGATGATTTTCCAAGAACCGATGACTTCCCTCAATCCGGTTCTCACCATTGGGGATCAGATTATGGAGGGGTTGATCCTTCACCAAAAGCTGAACAAGAGCGAAGCGCGGACACAAGCGGTTCAAATGTTGAAATTGGTGGGCTTCCCCCGTGCAGAGGACATTGTGGATGAATACCCGCATCAATTGTCCGGCGGCATGCGCCAACGGGCGATGATTGCTATCGCCATCGCTTGCAACCCAAAGCTGCTGATCGCCGATGAGCCGACAACGGCACTCGATGTGACGATCCAGGCGCAGATTTTGGATCTGATGCGCGATGTTAAGGAGAAGCTGCAAACCTCCATCCTGTTGATCACCCATGATTTGGGCGTGGTGGCCGAGATGGCGGAACGCGTAGTCGTGATGTATGCCGGTAAAGTGGTGGAAGAGGCGGAAGTGACCGATTTGTTCGATAATCCCGCACACCCATATACCACAGGGCTGATTCAGTCCGTTCCCAGCTTGGATGAGGAAAAAGAACGCCTTTTTTCCATCAAAGGGAATGTCCCTGCCCCTGATGAGCTGCCGCAGGGATGCAAATTTGCCCCTCGTTGCCCAAAAGCGTGGGAGAAATGTTACCAAGAGGAACCGGCGCTCTATGAGGCGGGTTCGCAGCGACGGGTACGATGCTTCCTGTATGAAGAGGGGGAAGGGGGGATGAAGGATGAGTGA